From one Bacteroidota bacterium genomic stretch:
- a CDS encoding prolipoprotein diacylglyceryl transferase, whose amino-acid sequence MYPTISDLLHDLFGLNLPLPIQSFGFMLALSFLLAAYTVKLELIRKEKLGLVKSHVKESMKGAAATFSDLASSFLIGFVLGYKFVYAAINYSLFVEDTQGVLLSLTGNPLGGLLVGSLMAYMQYREKEKERLPQPKMVQETVHPFQLVSNITIIAAISGIIGAKIFHNLENLHEFRENPLEALISFSGLTMYGGLIAGTIAVMRYGSKNGMPPLVLADATAPGLMLSYGTGRLGCQISGDGDWGIVNLSPKPDWLSWLPDWFWAYDYPHNVISAGVPIPGCEGKHCMVLPETVFPTPLYEALACVLLFFVLWGFRKKLVRTGQLFFLYLIFNGIERFLIEKIRVNNKFDFLGMTVTQAEVIASALIITGIAGYIYCSKKHHPDGRVATG is encoded by the coding sequence ATGTATCCAACCATATCCGATTTATTGCATGATCTTTTTGGATTAAACCTTCCGCTCCCCATCCAGAGTTTCGGGTTTATGCTGGCGCTCTCCTTCCTTCTTGCGGCGTACACCGTGAAACTGGAATTGATCCGCAAGGAAAAATTGGGTTTGGTAAAATCGCATGTTAAGGAAAGTATGAAAGGTGCAGCAGCGACTTTTTCTGATTTAGCCTCTTCTTTTTTAATAGGATTCGTACTGGGTTATAAGTTTGTTTATGCTGCCATCAATTATTCACTATTTGTTGAAGACACGCAAGGTGTGTTGCTTTCACTCACGGGAAATCCTTTGGGTGGATTGCTGGTGGGTTCCTTAATGGCGTATATGCAGTATCGTGAGAAGGAAAAAGAGCGACTTCCTCAACCCAAAATGGTGCAGGAAACAGTCCATCCTTTTCAGCTTGTTTCTAATATCACCATCATCGCGGCCATTAGTGGGATTATCGGTGCGAAAATTTTTCATAACCTTGAGAATCTCCATGAGTTCAGAGAGAATCCGTTGGAAGCGTTGATTTCATTCAGTGGGTTAACCATGTATGGAGGATTAATTGCCGGAACGATCGCAGTGATGCGTTATGGAAGTAAAAATGGAATGCCGCCATTGGTGCTTGCGGATGCTACTGCTCCCGGACTAATGTTATCTTATGGTACCGGACGTTTGGGTTGTCAGATTTCAGGTGATGGTGACTGGGGGATTGTAAATTTAAGTCCAAAGCCCGATTGGTTATCATGGCTTCCGGATTGGTTTTGGGCCTATGATTATCCACATAATGTGATCAGTGCAGGTGTTCCCATTCCCGGATGCGAAGGAAAGCATTGTATGGTTCTGCCGGAAACGGTTTTTCCAACACCACTCTATGAAGCGCTGGCATGTGTCTTGTTATTTTTTGTTTTGTGGGGTTTCAGAAAGAAATTGGTGCGCACCGGACAATTGTTTTTTCTGTATCTGATTTTTAACGGCATTGAACGGTTTCTGATAGAGAAAATAAGAGTAAATAATAAATTTGACTTTCTCGGAATGACAGTGACACAAGCAGAAGTAATTGCTTCAGCCCTTATTATTACAGGAATTGCAGGCTATATTTATTGTTCAAAAAAACACCATCCTGATGGAAGAGTTGCAACTGGATAA
- a CDS encoding inositol monophosphatase, with protein sequence MEELQLDNICSKARQVVALAVEFLRRERARFDNGKVEYKGFNDLVSYVDKGSEKLLVDGLMPLIPNAGFITEENTLTITDREWKWIIDPLDGTTNFVHGIPCFCVSVGLMYNEKMVLGIVHEVNLDECFYGWKGGGVYLNGLAIKVSVTKELKKSLIATGFPYTNYERMGPYMQVFDFCMRNTQGLRRLGSAAVDLAYVACGRFEGFYEYGLNAWDVAAGVFLVQEAGGTVGDFQGGDNCIFGKEIIATNAMVFDEFLGEVKMAFQP encoded by the coding sequence ATGGAAGAGTTGCAACTGGATAATATCTGTTCTAAAGCAAGGCAGGTCGTAGCCCTCGCAGTCGAATTTTTACGGCGCGAACGTGCACGTTTCGACAATGGTAAAGTAGAGTATAAAGGATTCAATGATTTGGTGTCCTATGTAGATAAAGGCAGCGAGAAATTATTGGTAGACGGATTAATGCCACTGATCCCGAATGCAGGATTTATTACTGAAGAGAATACGTTAACTATAACGGACCGTGAGTGGAAATGGATCATTGATCCTTTAGATGGCACCACTAATTTTGTTCATGGTATTCCTTGTTTTTGTGTGAGTGTCGGACTCATGTATAATGAAAAGATGGTGTTGGGAATTGTCCATGAAGTTAATCTGGATGAATGTTTTTATGGATGGAAGGGCGGAGGAGTTTATTTAAACGGACTTGCAATAAAGGTTTCGGTAACGAAGGAGCTTAAAAAATCATTGATAGCTACCGGGTTTCCTTATACCAATTATGAACGCATGGGACCTTATATGCAGGTCTTTGATTTTTGCATGAGAAATACGCAAGGTCTTAGAAGACTTGGATCTGCTGCCGTTGATTTGGCGTATGTAGCCTGCGGAAGATTTGAAGGATTTTACGAATATGGGTTGAATGCATGGGATGTTGCAGCGGGAGTATTTCTGGTGCAAGAGGCAGGTGGGACCGTGGGAGATTTTCAAGGAGGTGATAATTGTATTTTCGGAAAAGAAATTATAGCCACCAATGCCATGGTATTTGATGAGTTTCTTGGAGAAGTGAAAATGGCATTTCAGCCTTGA
- the phoU gene encoding phosphate signaling complex protein PhoU, whose product MSHLDSELKNLKSEMLEMFSLVKSQLEKSKDALILLDKDLAREVLVNEKRVNGFELKLDRDCENIIALFNPVAIDLRFVLACMKINSNLERIGDIAEGICQFVLNIKLEPEKSLLETTRMVEMYDTGIIILQDVMEAFDKEDTRLARSVFKKDEILDEINLNANQAVADFIRSNTDRINQSLYLLSTIRKLERVGDQCKNIAEEIIFYIEAKVLKHKSRAQKQDMDNNE is encoded by the coding sequence ATGTCGCATTTAGATAGTGAATTAAAGAATTTAAAAAGTGAAATGCTGGAGATGTTTTCTCTGGTGAAGTCACAGTTGGAGAAATCTAAAGACGCGTTGATTCTTCTGGATAAAGATCTGGCAAGAGAAGTGCTTGTCAATGAGAAAAGGGTAAATGGCTTTGAATTAAAACTAGACAGAGACTGTGAAAACATCATTGCACTCTTTAATCCCGTGGCGATTGACCTCCGTTTTGTGCTGGCCTGTATGAAGATTAACTCCAATCTTGAACGTATTGGAGATATTGCCGAAGGTATTTGTCAGTTTGTGCTTAACATAAAACTCGAACCGGAAAAATCACTCCTTGAAACCACAAGAATGGTTGAAATGTATGATACCGGTATCATCATTCTTCAGGACGTCATGGAAGCTTTTGATAAAGAAGATACCCGCTTAGCGAGAAGCGTTTTTAAGAAAGATGAAATTCTGGACGAAATCAATCTGAACGCCAATCAGGCTGTAGCCGATTTTATTCGTTCCAATACTGACCGAATCAACCAAAGTCTTTATTTATTGAGCACTATTCGAAAATTAGAAAGAGTAGGCGATCAGTGTAAAAACATTGCAGAAGAAATTATTTTTTATATCGAAGCAAAAGTACTTAAACATAAATCAAGGGCGCAAAAGCAGGATATGGACAATAATGAGTAG
- the pstB gene encoding phosphate ABC transporter ATP-binding protein encodes MSKKLEAKNVNVFYDQTHVIKNVSLDIDANSVAAFIGPSGCGKSTFLRLYNRMNDLIEGFRKEGDVLMDGKDIYRNDMRVEDLRKKIGMVFQKPNPFPKSIYENVIYGLRIRGVNNKNLLDETVERSLRQSALWEEVKDNLKKSALALSGGQQQRLCIARAIATEPSVLLMDEPASALDPISSAKIEELIYELKSQYTIIIVTHNMQQAGRVSDTTAFFYLGELVEYDTTKKIFMNPSDVRTQDYITGRFG; translated from the coding sequence ATGAGTAAAAAACTGGAAGCAAAAAATGTGAACGTCTTCTATGACCAAACACACGTCATCAAAAACGTGAGTCTGGATATTGATGCGAATTCAGTAGCCGCTTTTATAGGTCCATCAGGTTGTGGCAAGTCTACTTTTCTCCGCCTTTACAATAGGATGAATGACCTGATTGAAGGATTCAGGAAGGAGGGCGATGTGCTGATGGACGGAAAAGATATCTACAGGAATGATATGCGTGTAGAAGATCTCCGGAAAAAGATCGGCATGGTTTTTCAAAAACCAAATCCATTTCCTAAAAGTATTTATGAAAATGTAATTTATGGATTACGTATCCGGGGAGTCAACAATAAAAACCTGCTCGATGAAACTGTAGAAAGATCTTTACGTCAATCCGCACTATGGGAAGAAGTAAAAGACAATCTGAAAAAATCAGCGCTGGCTTTATCCGGCGGACAGCAACAAAGATTGTGTATTGCAAGAGCTATTGCAACTGAACCCTCTGTACTTCTGATGGACGAACCGGCCTCTGCCCTTGACCCCATCTCCTCTGCGAAAATCGAAGAACTTATCTATGAATTAAAGTCGCAGTACACCATTATCATCGTTACTCACAATATGCAGCAAGCCGGTCGCGTTAGCGATACAACGGCCTTTTTCTACCTCGGAGAGCTGGTGGAATATGATACTACTAAAAAAATATTCATGAACCCAAGCGATGTCCGTACACAGGATTATATTACCGGTCGCTTTGGTTAA
- the pstA gene encoding phosphate ABC transporter permease PstA produces MNKISMNRFKDKAFKVFGIFCTFFGLFMLAIFVGDVVLKGIDRISWDFLTNLPSRFPEKAGIFTALMGTCWILFLTAIIAIPLGVFAGLYLEEYGKRNRFAAILEINITNLAGIPSIIYGLLGLEIFARVMGLGQSVLTGALTLSLLILPIIIVATRESVRAVPRSLREASLALGATKWQTIWYQVLPASGGGILTGVILALSRAVGEAAPLIVVGALAYVPFAPSTPLDEFSVLPIQIYNWASRPQQGFVINAAAAIIILLLVTFLMNGIAIYFRNKWQKKIKW; encoded by the coding sequence ATGAATAAGATCAGCATGAACCGATTTAAGGATAAAGCCTTTAAGGTTTTTGGTATTTTCTGTACCTTTTTTGGATTATTTATGCTTGCTATTTTTGTAGGAGATGTTGTTTTAAAAGGAATCGACAGAATCAGTTGGGATTTCCTGACCAACCTCCCATCCCGTTTCCCGGAGAAAGCCGGAATATTCACCGCATTGATGGGAACCTGCTGGATTCTTTTTCTTACCGCTATTATTGCTATTCCTCTTGGAGTCTTCGCAGGATTGTATCTGGAAGAGTACGGTAAAAGAAATCGTTTCGCGGCGATACTTGAAATTAACATTACCAATCTGGCCGGAATACCATCTATTATTTATGGACTTCTTGGGTTAGAAATTTTCGCAAGAGTAATGGGATTAGGGCAAAGTGTATTGACCGGCGCTTTAACCTTATCGTTATTGATCCTCCCTATTATTATAGTTGCAACGAGAGAATCTGTACGTGCTGTTCCAAGGAGTTTAAGAGAAGCTTCACTTGCCCTTGGTGCTACCAAATGGCAGACCATATGGTACCAGGTCCTGCCGGCATCAGGCGGAGGAATTCTTACCGGTGTTATACTAGCCCTCTCCAGGGCTGTAGGTGAAGCAGCTCCTCTCATTGTGGTGGGCGCATTGGCCTATGTTCCTTTTGCTCCTTCAACTCCACTGGATGAATTTTCTGTTTTGCCTATTCAGATATACAATTGGGCTTCACGTCCTCAGCAAGGATTTGTAATTAATGCAGCAGCTGCTATCATCATCTTATTGTTAGTAACATTTCTCATGAATGGAATAGCGATTTATTTTAGAAATAAATGGCAGAAAAAAATCAAATGGTAA
- the pstC gene encoding phosphate ABC transporter permease subunit PstC has product MKIPEKVIVSFLALCAAMTVLITAGILYTLGAETIRFFNEVSIVDFLTDTQWTPLFSDKHFGILPLLTGTILTSFIAIFFALPIGLTIAVYMNEYAPSSFSTRVKPVLEILAAVPTVVYGYFALTVVTPFLQNFIPSLSSFNALSAGFVMGIMIIPLISSLSQDALYAVPKSLREASYGLGATRLQTSFNVLVPAASSGIIVSVILAISRAVGETMIVAIAAGMQPNMTLDPTVPIQTITTYIVQISMGDVPHGSLEYRTIFAAGISLFVLTFTLNNLSFWFKKKYQQKYE; this is encoded by the coding sequence ATGAAAATTCCGGAGAAAGTCATTGTTTCGTTTCTGGCACTATGTGCAGCAATGACGGTGTTGATCACAGCCGGTATTTTGTACACACTTGGAGCAGAAACTATTCGATTTTTTAATGAAGTATCTATAGTTGACTTTTTAACGGATACACAATGGACTCCTCTTTTTAGCGATAAACACTTTGGTATTTTACCCTTACTTACCGGAACCATTCTCACTTCGTTTATCGCCATATTTTTTGCCCTTCCCATTGGACTTACGATTGCTGTGTACATGAATGAATACGCTCCTTCATCATTTAGCACCCGTGTTAAACCTGTTCTTGAAATATTGGCTGCGGTACCTACGGTGGTTTACGGATACTTTGCACTAACTGTTGTTACGCCTTTCTTGCAAAACTTCATTCCTTCTCTCTCCAGCTTCAATGCATTAAGTGCCGGTTTTGTAATGGGCATTATGATCATTCCGCTGATTTCCTCTCTTAGTCAGGATGCTTTGTATGCTGTGCCTAAGTCACTCCGTGAAGCATCGTATGGATTGGGTGCAACACGATTACAAACTTCCTTTAATGTTCTTGTTCCTGCGGCCTCATCGGGTATCATCGTCTCCGTTATTCTGGCGATTTCACGGGCAGTTGGTGAAACCATGATTGTTGCCATAGCTGCGGGAATGCAACCGAATATGACACTGGATCCAACAGTACCTATTCAAACTATTACCACTTATATTGTACAAATCAGTATGGGAGATGTACCCCATGGATCTCTCGAATACAGAACGATATTTGCTGCAGGAATTTCATTGTTTGTTTTGACGTTTACGTTAAACAACTTAAGCTTCTGGTTTAAGAAAAAATACCAACAGAAGTATGAATAA
- a CDS encoding PstS family phosphate ABC transporter substrate-binding protein, with protein MKKLILLASIALLAACGQKKSESTETGNESKLSGSISVDGSSTVYPITEAVAEEYRKEFPDVKVTVGLSGTGGGFKKFSRGEIDINDASRSIKEEEIASCKENNIDYIELEVGYDGLVVTVNPQNDWVKEITVAELKKIWEPEAQGKIKYWNQIRPEWPKEEIHLYGAGVESGTYDYFTEVIVGKSHSSRGDYTGSEDDNVLVQGVSGDKFALGFFGLAYFEENKAKLKAVPIDDQNDANGKGGILPTQETVLDKSYSPLSRPLFIYVNSKAVQRPETISFIDFYLANASELTKAVGFVPLRPEEYKAQQDKFLQYHSSKK; from the coding sequence ATGAAAAAATTAATCCTTCTGGCATCCATAGCTCTCCTTGCTGCTTGTGGTCAAAAAAAATCAGAAAGTACCGAAACCGGAAATGAAAGTAAACTTAGTGGGTCAATCAGTGTTGATGGTTCCAGTACGGTTTATCCGATTACTGAAGCTGTTGCAGAAGAGTATCGTAAAGAATTTCCCGATGTTAAAGTGACAGTAGGTTTATCAGGAACCGGTGGTGGTTTTAAAAAGTTCTCACGTGGAGAAATTGACATCAATGATGCTTCCAGAAGTATTAAGGAAGAAGAAATCGCTTCCTGCAAAGAAAACAATATTGATTATATTGAACTTGAAGTTGGATATGACGGCTTAGTGGTCACCGTAAATCCTCAAAACGATTGGGTTAAAGAAATTACAGTTGCAGAGCTGAAAAAGATTTGGGAGCCTGAAGCACAAGGCAAAATAAAATACTGGAACCAAATTCGTCCGGAATGGCCTAAAGAAGAAATTCATTTATACGGCGCCGGTGTTGAATCAGGCACCTATGATTATTTTACTGAAGTCATTGTAGGCAAGAGTCATTCCAGCCGTGGAGATTATACCGGAAGTGAAGATGACAATGTACTGGTGCAAGGCGTTTCCGGAGATAAATTTGCTTTAGGTTTCTTTGGACTGGCTTATTTTGAAGAAAATAAAGCGAAACTCAAGGCTGTTCCTATTGATGATCAAAACGATGCAAATGGCAAAGGTGGAATATTACCTACGCAGGAAACTGTTCTTGATAAAAGTTATTCACCTTTATCGCGCCCATTGTTCATCTATGTAAACTCAAAAGCAGTTCAGCGTCCGGAAACCATTTCATTCATTGATTTTTATCTGGCAAATGCTTCTGAATTAACAAAGGCGGTAGGATTCGTGCCTTTGCGTCCGGAAGAATATAAGGCACAACAAGATAAATTCCTTCAATACCACTCCTCAAAGAAATAA
- a CDS encoding T9SS C-terminal target domain-containing protein produces the protein MMIALAISTSVFTGCKKDKDEETTPATVLNFTLTTLSDGTVQVEGTTNQSVTWDSSKTYLVKGFIYVDQGGVLNIQPGTVIKGDKASKGSLIVKRGGKINAIGTAAFPIVFTSSQAIGTRNPGDWGGIIICGNAPINLPGSEGQIEGGPDALYGGTVANDNSGALKYVRIEYAGIPFQPNQEINGLTLGGVGSATEIDYIQVSYCGDDAYEMFGGNVNLKHIISFKTVDDDLDTDNGYSGKIQFGVILRDPNIADVSGSNGFESDNDANGSTASPGTKAIFSNISVFGPKQDTSSSVNSNFKRGAHLRRNTQTCIYNSLISGYPVGLLVDGTGTEGNATGDLLQVKNTIIATCNTPLSVASGSTFNISNWFNNVAYGNSIQYDNTGLASAPYASTPNFIPVVGSILLSGADFSSSNLSGFDVVTFRGAFDGNTDWTSGWANWDPQNTDY, from the coding sequence ATGATGATTGCATTGGCCATATCAACCTCAGTATTCACGGGTTGTAAAAAAGACAAGGATGAAGAAACGACTCCTGCAACAGTATTAAACTTCACACTCACTACACTTTCCGACGGAACGGTTCAGGTGGAAGGAACAACCAACCAATCCGTCACATGGGACAGTAGCAAAACTTATCTTGTAAAAGGATTCATATACGTAGATCAGGGCGGAGTATTGAACATTCAGCCGGGAACAGTTATTAAAGGTGATAAAGCCTCTAAAGGGTCATTGATTGTAAAACGCGGCGGAAAAATTAATGCCATTGGTACAGCAGCATTTCCTATTGTATTTACTTCATCTCAGGCCATCGGCACACGCAATCCCGGTGATTGGGGTGGTATCATTATCTGCGGAAACGCTCCAATCAATTTACCCGGCAGTGAAGGACAAATTGAAGGAGGTCCGGATGCACTTTATGGCGGAACAGTTGCGAATGATAACAGTGGTGCATTAAAATATGTTAGAATTGAATATGCAGGTATCCCCTTCCAGCCTAATCAGGAAATTAATGGTTTGACTTTAGGCGGTGTTGGCTCGGCAACTGAGATTGACTATATTCAGGTTTCCTATTGCGGAGATGATGCTTATGAAATGTTTGGCGGTAATGTTAACCTTAAACATATCATCTCCTTTAAGACTGTTGATGATGATCTGGATACTGACAATGGATACAGCGGAAAAATTCAATTTGGAGTGATCCTACGTGATCCGAACATCGCAGATGTTTCCGGTTCTAATGGATTTGAATCTGATAATGATGCGAACGGTTCAACTGCTAGTCCCGGCACAAAAGCTATCTTCTCTAACATCAGTGTTTTTGGACCAAAGCAAGACACCAGTTCAAGTGTCAATTCAAATTTCAAACGTGGAGCACATCTACGCCGTAACACACAAACCTGCATTTACAATTCTCTCATTTCAGGTTATCCTGTGGGGTTATTAGTAGATGGTACAGGTACTGAAGGTAATGCTACGGGTGATTTACTCCAGGTAAAAAATACGATTATCGCTACATGCAATACTCCTCTTTCTGTGGCAAGTGGATCTACATTTAATATAAGCAACTGGTTTAATAATGTGGCTTATGGAAATAGCATTCAATATGACAATACTGGTTTGGCTAGTGCGCCTTATGCCAGTACACCTAACTTTATTCCGGTGGTTGGTTCTATATTATTAAGTGGTGCTGATTTTAGTTCAAGTAATCTGAGCGGATTTGATGTAGTTACTTTCCGCGGAGCCTTTGATGGAAACACAGACTGGACCAGCGGTTGGGCGAACTGGGACCCTCAAAATACTGATTATTAA